In a single window of the Anaerotruncus rubiinfantis genome:
- a CDS encoding ABC transporter ATP-binding protein yields the protein MLRIEQLTSGYGEISIIRDISFEIRKGEIVSVIGRNGVGKSTLMKTLIGLIRNKSGKIYFEEKDITAAKAHERAQMGIGYVPQGHGVFPLLSVEENLRMGSMINRAELDKSLDIAYEYFPRLGERRTQKAGTLSGGEQAMLSIARALVGRPKLILLDEPSEGIQPNLAQQIGEIVQRCSQDMGFTIMLCEQHMGLIQQVSQRCYAIDKGTIVGTVEGEEIKDYNKIKKYLTV from the coding sequence ATGTTACGTATTGAGCAGCTCACTTCCGGGTATGGGGAAATCTCCATCATCCGGGATATCTCATTTGAAATCCGCAAGGGCGAAATCGTCTCGGTGATTGGCCGCAACGGCGTGGGCAAAAGCACGCTGATGAAAACGCTGATTGGGCTCATCCGCAATAAATCCGGGAAGATCTATTTTGAGGAAAAGGACATCACCGCCGCCAAGGCGCATGAACGCGCCCAGATGGGTATCGGCTACGTCCCGCAGGGGCACGGCGTGTTCCCGCTGTTGAGCGTGGAGGAAAACCTGCGCATGGGTTCGATGATCAACCGCGCGGAACTCGACAAGAGCCTGGACATCGCCTATGAATATTTTCCGCGCCTTGGCGAACGGCGCACCCAGAAGGCGGGCACCCTCTCGGGCGGCGAGCAGGCGATGCTTTCGATCGCCCGCGCGCTGGTCGGACGGCCGAAGCTGATCCTGCTCGACGAGCCTTCGGAGGGCATCCAGCCGAACCTTGCGCAGCAGATCGGTGAAATTGTGCAGCGCTGCAGCCAGGACATGGGCTTTACCATCATGCTCTGTGAACAGCATATGGGTCTTATTCAGCAGGTTTCCCAGCGCTGCTACGCGATCGACAAGGGTACGATTGTCGGCACAGTCGAAGGGGAAGAGATTAAGGACTACAACAAGATCAAAAAATACCTAACAGTATAA
- a CDS encoding acetamidase/formamidase family protein: MRVIEQVGEHSFAFNRYLEPIAHVKPGEEIMLYTEDCFKGLVKSESDLPCEVLTNAGYLNPQTGPIYIDGAEPGDTLAVHILAIEPNRDWAVSCIQKPLGGLTPNKFTRMLNEPIGEKTWIYKQDENGNFTHDKYLSFPWEPFLGTIATASALEVISALTPYEQGGNMDTPDTCPGNIIYLPVEVDGAYFFTGDVHAKQGQGELCGVALEIAAKVSLRFELIKGKKIKWPRIESPEELMVVGSAKPMEDAARIAYAELIDWMAEYGWDKLEAYQALTQDGKLYCANMVDTVYSMVAKVNKKLARRE; this comes from the coding sequence ATGCGCGTTATCGAGCAGGTTGGGGAACACAGTTTTGCATTCAACCGTTATCTGGAACCGATCGCCCATGTCAAGCCGGGCGAGGAGATCATGCTTTACACCGAGGACTGCTTCAAGGGCTTGGTCAAATCTGAAAGCGACCTGCCCTGCGAGGTGCTCACCAACGCCGGATATTTAAATCCGCAGACCGGCCCGATCTACATCGACGGGGCCGAGCCGGGCGACACGCTGGCGGTGCACATCCTTGCGATCGAACCAAACCGCGACTGGGCGGTCAGCTGCATCCAGAAGCCGCTGGGCGGTCTCACCCCGAATAAGTTTACCCGTATGCTCAACGAACCCATCGGGGAAAAGACCTGGATCTACAAACAGGATGAAAACGGCAACTTCACCCACGACAAATATCTTTCCTTCCCATGGGAGCCGTTTTTGGGGACAATTGCGACAGCTTCCGCCCTGGAAGTTATTTCCGCGTTGACACCGTACGAACAGGGTGGTAATATGGACACTCCGGACACCTGCCCCGGAAACATCATCTACCTGCCGGTTGAGGTCGATGGCGCCTATTTCTTCACCGGTGACGTCCATGCCAAGCAGGGGCAGGGAGAGCTGTGCGGCGTGGCGCTCGAAATCGCGGCGAAGGTAAGCCTTCGGTTCGAGCTCATAAAGGGAAAGAAGATCAAATGGCCCCGCATCGAAAGCCCGGAGGAACTGATGGTTGTGGGCAGTGCGAAGCCGATGGAGGACGCCGCGCGCATCGCCTATGCTGAGCTGATCGACTGGATGGCCGAATACGGCTGGGATAAGCTGGAGGCGTATCAGGCGCTCACCCAGGACGGAAAACTTTACTGCGCCAACATGGTTGACACCGTCTATTCGATGGTGGCCAAGGTCAATAAAAAGCTCGCGCGCCGCGAATAA
- a CDS encoding response regulator → MYTLFIVDDREIFRRQFKRFRIFQDNSRFQVRFEAQNGQEALEILRREQVDIMITDIRMPVMDGLELLKKAREEALCPCIILLSEYADFAYAKQGIVLGAFDYVVKPINQDTLTELLDRCAAHLASLAQGAGYDNNALRILPSLILKNDDYSATISRQIAGRVCSLEGEEPEKAWASLESVLTEIRQQVLKTQPHMEDYCDFDALFSLDKTAAPEKMADSFCGKVAEIQKEINKFSVSTKSELIQSVCNTVVKNIENNLSLQGVADLHFVNKAYLSHLFKQELGMSFVDYLTMVKIERAKILLGRSNLKIYEISARLGYSDTEYFSRVFKQFTGLTSTEYRQLCSNGEEDA, encoded by the coding sequence ATGTATACCCTTTTCATTGTGGATGACCGGGAAATTTTCCGGCGGCAGTTTAAGCGCTTTCGCATCTTCCAGGACAACAGCCGGTTCCAGGTGCGTTTTGAGGCCCAGAACGGACAGGAGGCGCTGGAAATCCTGCGCCGGGAACAGGTGGACATCATGATCACCGATATCCGCATGCCTGTGATGGATGGGCTGGAGCTGCTCAAAAAAGCGCGGGAGGAAGCGCTTTGTCCCTGTATCATCCTGCTGAGCGAATATGCGGATTTTGCTTACGCCAAGCAGGGGATCGTGCTGGGCGCGTTCGACTATGTGGTCAAGCCGATCAATCAGGACACGCTCACTGAGCTGCTCGACCGGTGCGCCGCGCATCTCGCGTCGCTGGCGCAGGGAGCGGGGTACGACAACAACGCCCTGCGCATTCTGCCGTCGCTCATCCTCAAAAACGACGACTACTCCGCGACAATCAGCCGGCAGATTGCCGGCCGGGTTTGCAGCCTGGAGGGGGAGGAGCCGGAAAAGGCATGGGCGTCCTTGGAATCGGTGCTGACGGAAATACGGCAGCAGGTGCTGAAAACACAGCCGCATATGGAGGACTACTGTGATTTCGACGCGTTGTTTTCACTCGATAAGACAGCGGCGCCGGAAAAGATGGCGGACAGCTTTTGCGGCAAGGTGGCGGAAATTCAAAAGGAGATCAACAAATTCTCGGTCAGCACCAAAAGCGAGCTGATTCAGTCGGTCTGCAACACGGTTGTCAAAAATATCGAAAACAACCTTTCGCTGCAGGGAGTGGCCGACCTGCATTTTGTCAACAAGGCGTATCTCAGCCACCTGTTTAAACAGGAGCTGGGGATGAGCTTTGTGGATTACCTGACAATGGTGAAGATAGAACGCGCCAAGATCCTTTTGGGACGCAGCAACCTCAAAATCTATGAGATCAGCGCGCGGCTCGGCTACTCGGACACCGAATATTTCAGCCGGGTGTTCAAGCAGTTCACCGGGCTCACCTCCACCGAATACCGCCAGCTTTGCTCAAACGGGGAGGAGGATGCCTGA
- a CDS encoding sensor histidine kinase, which yields MRAAWKELQPKKVAVALFCGWLALLATQFPIVLDNVYDTQFIWQLVFPMLVATAWEPVYAYITGIGGLVFLLPFGEMPGRGLGNLLIGLLYLLLLLVCGHFCNRGKRRCNYYLVHVLYAAFYFVVIVLFYKEALLHNPPGRYLDRFISPVILRVQAITVVFCILALAAFVKVLISQPAVRKLLWMPPLAYSDRNSSLFFISFMVAFGFFIVDGFFEAFYFESRGIHTSLLSSSFGQIIKLPIVFAVACMICDAIISSTMRSQESHDKLMKSEERYRMIFQHTADAYFEIDADGVVLNVNPAIYTNLGFTPGYILGQHISLLFHDKEEINGLLTRLFTSEQVTNIEIKGMLSNRMNCSLLVSGNVMRLGKQRLAVITARNISDYKKAEEKRWELSALLNAIFESNKDFIWTVDCRTFALISFNQAFSHYIRDNFGRAIRPGSALEEVFSGEDQVLFAHYYRQVLEKGDFSVEYTALGGALILNLNFYPVKLNRDIASIAVFTKDVTAQKRAERKIVELNAGLEQTVEERTQELRTAYHDLESFSYTVTHEFKTPIREIDAYLEIIQEDNYDTLTAQSKEDILSAKKVCTQTLDMIQKMMIYTKAGFMVLNIEKIDMKKLVLECFNDIQQANESKNLELELYELPSLYADRFLMRVAVMNVMSNSIKFSQTRERIALVAGYMSGGGQVTYYFKDNGVGFERALGNNLFELFNRAHNSSEYEGSGIGLALVKRILNRHGGQVGIVGEAGRGCVVFFTFQHPATPRLPDA from the coding sequence ATGCGCGCGGCATGGAAGGAGCTCCAGCCGAAAAAGGTGGCCGTTGCGCTGTTCTGCGGGTGGCTCGCCCTGCTTGCGACACAGTTCCCCATTGTGCTCGACAATGTGTACGACACGCAATTCATCTGGCAGCTCGTCTTTCCCATGCTGGTTGCAACCGCTTGGGAACCGGTTTACGCCTACATCACCGGGATCGGCGGGCTGGTGTTCCTGCTGCCTTTTGGGGAAATGCCCGGACGCGGGCTTGGAAACCTGCTCATCGGGTTGCTTTACCTGTTGCTGCTTCTGGTATGCGGGCACTTTTGCAACCGCGGCAAACGGCGCTGCAACTATTACCTGGTGCATGTGCTTTACGCGGCTTTTTATTTTGTTGTCATCGTACTGTTTTATAAGGAAGCGCTGCTGCACAATCCGCCGGGGCGGTATCTGGACCGCTTCATCTCCCCGGTCATCCTGCGGGTGCAGGCAATCACCGTGGTGTTCTGCATCCTGGCGCTCGCAGCCTTTGTCAAGGTGCTGATTTCCCAGCCTGCGGTGCGAAAGCTCCTGTGGATGCCGCCGCTTGCCTATTCCGACCGCAATAGCTCCCTCTTTTTTATTTCCTTTATGGTTGCGTTTGGGTTCTTTATTGTGGATGGCTTTTTCGAGGCTTTCTATTTTGAAAGCCGCGGAATTCACACCTCGCTGCTTTCCAGCAGTTTTGGGCAGATCATCAAGCTGCCGATCGTTTTTGCGGTCGCCTGTATGATTTGCGACGCAATCATCAGCAGCACCATGCGCAGCCAGGAGTCCCACGATAAGCTGATGAAGAGCGAAGAACGCTATCGGATGATCTTTCAGCATACGGCGGACGCCTATTTTGAAATCGATGCTGACGGCGTGGTGCTCAATGTGAACCCTGCCATCTACACAAATCTCGGTTTTACGCCGGGATATATTCTGGGGCAGCATATCAGCCTCCTGTTTCATGACAAAGAGGAGATCAATGGCCTGCTTACCCGCCTGTTCACCTCGGAGCAGGTCACCAATATTGAGATCAAAGGGATGCTCAGCAACCGGATGAACTGCAGCCTGCTGGTGTCCGGAAATGTGATGCGCCTCGGGAAACAGCGGCTGGCGGTCATCACCGCCCGCAATATCTCCGATTATAAAAAGGCCGAGGAGAAACGCTGGGAGCTTTCCGCGCTGCTCAACGCGATTTTTGAAAGCAACAAGGATTTCATCTGGACGGTCGACTGCCGCACCTTTGCTCTGATTTCCTTCAACCAGGCGTTCAGCCATTATATCCGGGACAATTTTGGACGGGCGATCCGCCCGGGCAGCGCGCTGGAGGAGGTCTTTTCCGGGGAGGACCAGGTCCTGTTCGCGCATTATTACCGGCAGGTGCTGGAAAAAGGGGATTTTTCAGTGGAATATACCGCGCTGGGCGGCGCGCTTATCCTGAATCTCAATTTTTATCCGGTTAAACTGAACCGGGATATTGCCAGCATTGCGGTCTTTACCAAGGACGTCACCGCCCAGAAGCGCGCGGAACGCAAGATTGTGGAGCTTAACGCGGGCCTCGAGCAAACGGTGGAGGAGCGCACCCAGGAGCTGCGCACCGCCTACCATGATCTCGAATCTTTCAGCTACACCGTCACTCATGAATTCAAAACCCCGATCCGCGAGATCGACGCCTATCTGGAGATCATTCAGGAGGACAATTACGACACGCTCACCGCACAGTCGAAGGAAGATATCCTCTCGGCGAAAAAGGTCTGCACCCAGACGCTTGATATGATCCAGAAGATGATGATCTACACCAAGGCAGGCTTCATGGTGCTCAATATCGAAAAGATCGACATGAAGAAACTGGTGCTCGAATGCTTTAACGATATCCAGCAGGCCAACGAATCCAAAAACCTGGAGTTGGAGCTCTACGAACTGCCGTCCCTGTATGCGGACCGGTTCCTGATGCGCGTCGCGGTCATGAATGTGATGTCCAATTCAATCAAGTTTTCGCAGACACGCGAACGGATTGCGCTGGTTGCCGGTTATATGAGCGGGGGCGGGCAGGTCACCTATTACTTCAAAGACAACGGCGTGGGGTTTGAACGCGCGCTTGGCAACAATCTGTTTGAGCTTTTCAACCGCGCGCACAACAGCAGCGAATATGAAGGCAGCGGGATCGGCCTGGCGCTGGTCAAGCGAATCCTCAACCGCCACGGCGGACAGGTTGGCATTGTGGGGGAAGCCGGACGGGGCTGCGTGGTATTCTTCACCTTTCAGCATCCGGCAACCCCACGGCTGCCGGATGCATAA
- a CDS encoding extracellular solute-binding protein has product MATIKDIARLAKVSQGTVSNVLNERGNVSVERILAVQKAARELGYVANAQAKQLRKDAPLSPEIAVILPNIEDERYAAFFSGAKTHAEQQGYSVQLFLTDSCPYTEEKIVRQIAALRLSGAITISCCIDHPTLYKPVLVNGGRVVHALREVKGADEYIGFDLRRVGHELGRYLLSQGYRCAGVLAGPHYYPDDRELVRGLQQAVNLPDAQPIEIQYIYADRTASSTAPFEFFRDGRRPDALVLTNSSYLAHVQLAARVGSTGDCPPVIVLSRDGLHLQAPQVARYCLDYLGAGIAAASRMLELLRRNTRPNGRHRTLLPARGFGRDLPVVSTPRLAKPVTLRVLITKGQTTDALLRITPDFTRRTGIEVEYIQQIPSEMLETVLASGADEQFDLVRNNMSILSLLPARLFYPFTEEEFSSLTAGMFPRVVRDFSRIEGKRLAIPFDIGAGMLFFRRDLFEDLVLRRTYYEKYGAALAAPQNYMEFVRIAGFFDRAANPESPLRAGTSVPLGSAAELCSNFILLYLNHAENPDFSRPGARIEPNAVLQSLRTLHAYGKHAAPMRQKAWIGATLDHFIHGQTAMEQVFLNYTSNIVQLHTNTVGGLLGFAPLPGGNTYITGGALSIHANCKNPEAAKQYIHWACGAQQAELFTTLGGLSPHAEIYRNPNILSLFPWYQQLPEIISRSCGREVWNFIDSHALEVRSFPLLRKTATGQLGPDEAAEQLLSVIDSCLLHQ; this is encoded by the coding sequence ATGGCGACCATCAAAGATATTGCCCGGCTGGCCAAGGTTTCCCAGGGTACCGTCTCCAATGTGCTCAATGAACGCGGCAATGTCAGCGTGGAACGGATCCTAGCGGTACAAAAAGCCGCGCGTGAACTCGGTTATGTGGCAAACGCCCAGGCCAAGCAGCTGCGCAAGGACGCGCCGCTCTCCCCCGAAATCGCCGTCATCCTCCCGAATATCGAGGATGAGCGCTATGCGGCCTTTTTTTCCGGCGCAAAAACCCATGCTGAACAGCAGGGTTATTCCGTGCAGCTTTTTTTGACCGACAGCTGCCCTTACACCGAAGAAAAGATCGTCCGCCAGATCGCTGCCCTGCGTCTTTCCGGCGCGATCACCATCTCCTGCTGCATCGACCATCCCACACTTTATAAACCGGTGCTGGTCAATGGGGGACGGGTCGTACACGCCTTGCGTGAGGTGAAAGGCGCGGATGAATATATCGGCTTTGACCTGCGGCGGGTCGGGCATGAGCTTGGCCGTTACCTGCTCTCGCAGGGCTACCGTTGCGCCGGCGTCCTGGCCGGCCCGCATTACTATCCGGACGACCGGGAACTCGTAAGGGGGCTTCAGCAGGCCGTCAACCTCCCTGATGCGCAACCGATCGAAATCCAGTATATCTATGCCGATCGCACGGCTTCCTCCACCGCGCCGTTCGAATTTTTCCGCGACGGCAGGCGTCCGGACGCGCTCGTTTTGACCAACAGCAGCTACCTTGCGCATGTCCAGCTCGCGGCGCGGGTCGGCTCGACCGGGGACTGTCCGCCGGTCATTGTCCTGTCCCGGGACGGCCTGCATCTGCAGGCGCCGCAGGTAGCCCGCTACTGCCTCGATTATCTGGGAGCCGGGATCGCGGCCGCGTCACGTATGCTGGAGCTTCTCAGGCGGAATACGCGGCCGAACGGACGGCATCGCACGCTGCTGCCCGCACGCGGATTCGGCCGTGATCTGCCCGTCGTATCGACGCCGCGCCTTGCAAAGCCCGTCACCCTGCGGGTGCTGATCACCAAGGGGCAGACCACTGACGCACTCCTGCGCATCACGCCGGATTTTACCCGGCGCACCGGAATTGAAGTGGAATACATCCAGCAGATCCCCAGCGAAATGCTCGAAACGGTGCTTGCTTCCGGGGCGGACGAGCAGTTCGATCTTGTGCGCAACAATATGAGCATCCTTTCGCTGCTGCCTGCCCGGCTTTTCTATCCGTTTACTGAAGAGGAGTTCTCCAGTCTAACCGCCGGGATGTTCCCGCGGGTCGTGCGGGATTTTTCGCGCATCGAAGGCAAACGGCTGGCTATTCCCTTCGACATCGGCGCCGGGATGCTTTTCTTCAGGCGCGACCTGTTCGAGGACCTCGTCCTGCGGCGCACCTATTATGAAAAATATGGGGCGGCGCTGGCCGCCCCGCAGAATTATATGGAATTTGTCCGGATCGCCGGGTTCTTCGACCGGGCCGCCAACCCGGAATCCCCCCTGCGGGCTGGCACAAGCGTCCCGCTCGGTTCCGCCGCCGAGCTTTGTTCCAACTTTATCCTGCTCTATCTCAACCATGCGGAGAATCCGGATTTTTCCCGGCCAGGCGCCCGGATCGAACCGAACGCGGTGCTCCAAAGCCTGCGGACGCTGCATGCCTACGGGAAACACGCCGCTCCCATGCGCCAGAAAGCTTGGATCGGCGCCACGCTCGATCATTTCATCCATGGCCAGACGGCGATGGAACAGGTCTTTCTCAACTACACCTCCAATATTGTGCAGCTGCACACCAACACCGTGGGAGGGCTCCTCGGTTTCGCGCCGCTGCCCGGCGGCAACACTTACATCACGGGCGGAGCCCTCTCGATTCATGCCAACTGCAAAAATCCTGAAGCCGCCAAACAGTACATCCATTGGGCTTGCGGCGCACAGCAGGCCGAGCTTTTCACCACACTGGGCGGCCTGTCACCGCATGCTGAAATCTACCGCAACCCCAATATTCTCAGCCTTTTCCCATGGTACCAGCAGCTTCCCGAAATCATATCCCGCAGCTGCGGGCGCGAGGTCTGGAATTTCATCGATTCGCACGCGCTGGAAGTTCGTTCTTTTCCCCTCCTGCGCAAAACCGCAACCGGACAGCTCGGCCCCGATGAGGCTGCAGAGCAGCTGCTCTCCGTCATCGATTCCTGCCTGCTGCATCAATAG
- a CDS encoding dipeptidase — MEQDIVRIAQDAIMTYYSTDDPENKAYALAVNAQVSDEARRIHKESTIIDMCSFYLEADNWHLRESGVTALNLTVPGVFDGMEQALSNMIYHYEVIKNSPNLFALMERPDDIRNAKKAGKIGVIIGAQSCRFIEHADLESACEVFAKVGLRVMQIGYNMRTFAADGCLSGTDAPLSREGKVLIKAMEKAGITVDLSHIGARSSLDAIEACEKPPIFSHSNPLELFKHPRNITAEQAKKCAAKGGVIGVCSYVPILWDEKHHPSIENFVDAISYYADLVGIDHVGIGIDSNAEPAAYDRHDTRHLMQLVSPNREVYLAGAEAGLGKRCAFPEGLYSLANIVNIVEHMLKRGFGEADVKKVMGENFLRVFDQTWRK; from the coding sequence ATGGAACAGGATATCGTCCGTATCGCACAGGACGCCATCATGACCTATTACAGCACGGATGACCCGGAAAACAAGGCGTATGCGCTTGCGGTCAACGCGCAGGTTTCGGATGAGGCCCGGCGGATACATAAGGAATCAACCATCATCGATATGTGCAGCTTCTATCTGGAGGCTGACAACTGGCATCTGCGGGAATCGGGCGTCACAGCCCTCAATCTCACCGTCCCCGGCGTCTTCGACGGGATGGAACAGGCGCTTTCCAACATGATCTACCACTATGAGGTCATCAAGAACAGTCCGAACCTCTTCGCGCTGATGGAGCGCCCGGACGATATCCGAAATGCCAAGAAAGCGGGCAAGATCGGCGTCATCATCGGCGCGCAGTCCTGCCGCTTCATCGAGCATGCGGATCTCGAATCCGCGTGCGAAGTCTTTGCAAAAGTCGGCCTGCGCGTCATGCAGATCGGTTACAATATGCGCACCTTTGCCGCGGACGGCTGCCTGTCAGGTACCGACGCGCCGCTGAGCCGGGAGGGCAAAGTCCTCATCAAGGCAATGGAAAAGGCCGGCATTACCGTCGACTTGAGCCACATCGGCGCGCGCTCCTCGCTCGACGCGATCGAAGCGTGCGAGAAACCCCCGATCTTCAGCCATTCGAACCCGCTTGAGCTCTTCAAGCATCCGCGAAACATCACCGCCGAGCAGGCAAAGAAATGCGCGGCCAAGGGCGGCGTCATTGGCGTTTGCTCGTATGTGCCGATCCTGTGGGATGAAAAACATCATCCGAGTATCGAAAATTTTGTCGACGCGATCTCCTATTATGCGGATCTGGTCGGTATCGACCATGTGGGCATCGGCATCGATTCGAATGCGGAGCCGGCTGCATATGACCGGCATGACACCCGCCATCTGATGCAGCTCGTTTCCCCGAACCGGGAGGTCTATCTCGCGGGCGCCGAAGCGGGACTCGGCAAACGGTGCGCTTTCCCGGAAGGGCTTTACAGCCTGGCGAACATTGTCAACATCGTCGAGCATATGCTGAAACGCGGTTTTGGCGAAGCGGATGTGAAAAAGGTCATGGGCGAGAACTTCCTGCGGGTTTTTGACCAGACCTGGCGTAAATAA
- a CDS encoding ABC transporter substrate-binding protein has protein sequence MRNLNTLKKCLACLLAVVLCFGMASCFGPSSGSNSTAGTASGGASGDASAVRTDVNYGLTSDIASLDPTYATDQITTIVYRQLYDTLVDKDENGNWVGKLAESWEISEDGKTYTFHLRQDVICHDGSKMTSKDVATSINRLVEAPAFGAAMVSMIDCTEVDDYTVEIHLSAPYAPTLEVLYGFGRISSANTTDYDSAPIGTGPYKYVSRNSGDNIVLEAFDQYYLGEAAIKNLTFKVITDTTTQIAALQKGEIDFLTHCPLTAKATVEDDGNLVWQETMFRGNIWVSMREDKAPFDNILARQAVQYAVDKDAMLIGGSEGLGQILKTIYPASVGASPEEEYTQPYTYDVEKAKQYLDQYKAETGVSDVKISILAPDTAMYLNPAITLEGMLREVGFDVTTEQIDRATFWASLYSGNFQIAVSGTSWPVADSDANYLYFHSTAGQNYFGVKDPIIDENLELGRSSSDENERREAYKKIQEEIDAQAVCVPLLQPANAVAYSANLKGVDKTNDIYQHYVYDWSW, from the coding sequence ATGCGAAATCTGAACACTTTGAAGAAGTGCCTGGCCTGCCTGCTGGCAGTCGTGCTGTGCTTTGGCATGGCGTCCTGCTTCGGCCCCAGCTCCGGCTCGAACAGCACGGCGGGGACCGCGTCCGGCGGTGCGTCCGGAGATGCGTCTGCTGTGCGCACCGACGTAAACTATGGACTGACCAGTGACATCGCGTCCCTTGACCCGACTTACGCGACCGACCAGATCACCACCATCGTCTACCGCCAGCTCTACGATACGCTGGTCGACAAGGACGAAAACGGCAATTGGGTCGGCAAGCTGGCCGAGAGCTGGGAGATTTCCGAGGATGGGAAGACCTATACGTTCCATCTGCGCCAGGATGTCATCTGCCACGACGGCAGCAAAATGACCTCCAAAGACGTTGCCACCTCGATCAACCGTCTGGTCGAAGCGCCGGCGTTTGGCGCCGCGATGGTCAGCATGATCGACTGCACCGAAGTGGACGACTATACCGTCGAAATCCACCTCTCCGCTCCGTATGCCCCGACCCTTGAGGTCCTCTACGGCTTCGGACGCATCAGCAGCGCGAACACCACCGACTACGACAGCGCGCCGATCGGAACCGGCCCGTATAAATATGTCTCCCGCAACTCGGGTGACAATATCGTTCTGGAGGCTTTTGACCAGTATTATCTGGGCGAAGCCGCAATCAAGAACCTGACCTTCAAAGTCATCACCGACACCACCACCCAGATCGCCGCCCTGCAGAAGGGTGAGATCGACTTTTTGACCCACTGCCCGCTGACCGCGAAGGCCACCGTCGAGGATGACGGGAATCTGGTCTGGCAGGAGACGATGTTCCGCGGGAACATCTGGGTCAGTATGCGTGAAGACAAAGCCCCGTTTGATAATATCCTGGCCCGCCAGGCCGTCCAGTACGCGGTTGATAAGGACGCGATGCTGATCGGAGGTTCCGAAGGCCTCGGACAGATCCTGAAAACCATCTATCCGGCAAGCGTCGGCGCTTCTCCGGAGGAGGAATATACCCAGCCGTATACCTATGATGTGGAAAAGGCAAAACAGTATCTCGACCAGTACAAGGCCGAAACCGGCGTCAGCGATGTGAAGATCTCGATTCTTGCCCCGGATACCGCCATGTACCTCAACCCGGCGATTACCCTCGAGGGCATGCTGCGCGAGGTCGGATTCGACGTCACCACCGAGCAGATTGACCGCGCCACCTTCTGGGCTTCGCTTTATTCCGGCAACTTCCAGATCGCGGTCAGCGGAACCTCCTGGCCGGTTGCGGATTCGGATGCGAACTATCTGTATTTCCACAGCACCGCTGGCCAGAACTATTTCGGCGTGAAAGACCCGATCATCGATGAAAACCTCGAACTGGGCCGCTCCTCCAGCGATGAAAACGAGCGTCGGGAGGCTTATAAGAAGATTCAGGAAGAGATCGACGCGCAGGCCGTCTGCGTGCCGCTGCTTCAGCCAGCGAACGCCGTCGCTTACAGCGCCAACCTGAAAGGTGTTGACAAGACGAACGATATCTATCAGCACTATGTCTATGACTGGTCCTGGTAA
- a CDS encoding ABC transporter permease, which produces MLKYIAKRLLILIPVLLGVSFLVFGILALMPSEVAAVQLGVSATPEGIAQWNLDHGMNDPFLIRYFNYMKDLLTGNPGISWSTNTPIAVEFAQRIPATISLAVGTIVLVILIGVPVGIISAVKQYSIFDNVTRLLAMLLTSIPAFWLGLVLILKFSLDLNIFPATGGGSMMHFILPWITLSAAMSAQMIRMTRSTMLEVIRADYVQTARAKGAKPMRVVFVHELRNALLPMITVVGIILGQTLGGAIVTETIFALPGVGTYLLQGINKYDMPVVMISVLFIAAMIGLINLVIDILYMYVDPRLRSQFVKN; this is translated from the coding sequence GTGCTTAAATATATTGCCAAAAGGCTGCTGATCCTGATCCCGGTGCTTCTCGGCGTGTCCTTCCTGGTGTTTGGCATCCTGGCGCTGATGCCGAGCGAGGTCGCCGCGGTGCAGCTGGGCGTTTCCGCCACCCCGGAGGGGATTGCGCAATGGAATCTGGATCATGGGATGAACGATCCGTTCCTCATTCGGTATTTTAACTACATGAAAGACCTGCTGACTGGAAATCCCGGCATCTCCTGGTCCACAAACACGCCGATTGCGGTGGAGTTTGCGCAGCGCATTCCGGCGACGATTTCGCTTGCCGTGGGCACCATCGTACTGGTCATTCTGATCGGCGTGCCGGTCGGGATTATCTCTGCGGTCAAGCAGTACAGTATTTTCGATAATGTCACCCGTCTGCTCGCCATGCTGCTCACTTCGATCCCGGCCTTCTGGCTCGGGCTCGTGCTGATTTTGAAATTTTCTCTCGACCTCAACATCTTCCCCGCGACCGGAGGAGGGTCGATGATGCATTTCATTTTGCCCTGGATCACCTTGTCGGCGGCGATGTCGGCACAGATGATCCGTATGACCCGGTCCACCATGCTGGAGGTCATCCGGGCGGACTATGTGCAGACCGCGCGTGCCAAAGGCGCGAAACCGATGCGGGTGGTTTTTGTGCATGAGCTGCGCAACGCCCTGCTGCCGATGATCACTGTCGTCGGCATCATTCTGGGGCAGACGCTGGGCGGCGCGATCGTCACCGAGACGATCTTCGCGCTGCCTGGCGTGGGCACCTACCTTTTGCAGGGCATCAACAAATACGATATGCCGGTCGTGATGATCAGCGTGCTGTTTATCGCCGCGATGATTGGGCTCATCAACCTGGTGATCGATATCCTTTATATGTATGTCGATCCGCGGCTGCGCAGCCAATTTGTCAAGAATTGA